A stretch of the Balearica regulorum gibbericeps isolate bBalReg1 chromosome 25, bBalReg1.pri, whole genome shotgun sequence genome encodes the following:
- the GUCA1A gene encoding guanylyl cyclase-activating protein 1, translating to MGNMDGKAVEELSTTECHQWYKKFMTECPSGQLTLYEFKQFFGLKNLSPSANKYVEQMFETFDFNKDGYIDFMEYVAALSLVLKGKVDQKLRWYFKLYDVDGNGCIDRGELLNIIKAIRAINRCNETMTAEEFTNMVFDKIDINGDGELSLEEFMEGVQKDEVLLEILTRSLDLTHIVQLIQNDGKNPHEPEQAAEAAQ from the exons ATGGGGAACATGGACGGGAAAGCCGTGGAGGAGCTGAGCACTACCGAGTGCCACCAGTGGTATAAGAAGTTCATGACGGAGTGTCCTTCTGGCCAGCTCACCCTGTATGAGTTCAAACAGTTTTTTGGCTTGAAAAACCTGAGTCCGTCAGCGAACAAATACGTTGAGCAAATGTTTGAGACGTTTGACTTTAATAAG GATGGCTACATAGATTTTATGGAGTATGTGGCAGCTCTGAGTCTGGTCCTGAAAGGGAAAGTGGATCAGAAGCTGCGATGGTATTTCAAGCTCTACGATGTGGACGGGAACGGCTGCATTGACCGGGGAGAATTGCTGAACATCATCAAA GCTATTCGAGCTATCAACCGGTGCAATGAAACGATGACGGCCGAGGAATTCACAAACATGGTGTTTGACAAAATTGATATAAACGGAGATG GTGAGCTCTCCTTGGAAGAGTTCATGGAGGGCGTGCAAAAGGATGAAGTGCTTCTCGAGATCCTCACCCGCAGCCTGGACCTGACGCACATCGTCCAGCTGATCCAGAACGATGGGAAGAACCCGCACGAGCCGGAGCAGGCGGCAGAGGCTGCCCAGTAG